The Maridesulfovibrio hydrothermalis AM13 = DSM 14728 DNA window ACACAAACCGCAAATCCCCAATGCAGACGGGTTTCCCCTATCTGACCGATAATAGCAGCGGGCGTAAATTCGGGGGTGACCGGAAAACCGAAACTGGCGGGATCTTTCCATGCTCCGAACACGAGATATTCAAGCAGAAGTATGGCGATGTAGTTAAGCATCAAGGTTGAGATAATCTCATTAACCTGCAATTTCAGCCGTAAAATAGCCGGGATATAAGCCCAGAGTGCACCGAATACGGCTGCACTGAAAAACATAAGCGGCATAAGCAGGAAACCGGGAAGATCAGGAAAATTCAACGCAGCCCAGGTGGCTCCGATGGCGCCGAGGGCAAATTGACCTTCTGCACCGATATTCCAGACCTGCATTCTGAAAGCAGTGGCAACCCCGAGTGCACAGAGAAAAATCGGGATAGCTTTTAAAAGGGCATCTTCCAAAGCCCATGACGCACCAAATGACCCCTGCCAGAGTACATAAAGCCCTTCAACAGCAGATTTACCCTGCATTTCCAGCAGGAGCGCACTTACCCCGAAAGAAAGAATCAGGGCGCCCACGACAATAACGGGGGCCCCCCAACTCCAAGGTTCGTCACGCTTTTGTAAGCGATAACCCAACATAAATTATTACTTGGTATTTCCGATTACGCCTTCAACAAACCACATCATACCGAGCATTTCGGGATCAGTCATGGATTTTCCGGCAGGAACCATTACTTTACCGTTCTGGTCGCTAATGGGACCAGCGAAAATAACATTGTTTCCTTTGATGATTTCCTGTTTGGCAGCAAGAACTTTATCCTGAACATCTTTGGGAACCATAGGACCGAATGGAGCGATATCAACTACACCCTGATCCATGCCCCACCACAGAGACTCATTGCCCTGCCAAACACCGTCGCGAACCTGCTCAACAACGTTCTTGAACAAAGGTGCCCAGTTCCAGACAGCAGCGGTAAGGTGCGCTTTAGGAGCCATTTTGGACATATCAGAGTTATAAGCAATGGAATATTTTCCACGTTCCTGAGCTGCCTCCTGAGGGCCGGGGGAATCCTGATGCTGGGTGATCACGTCGGCTTTCATATCAAGCAGGCTGATTGCTGCGTCTTTTTCAAGAGCAGGATCGTACCATGTCTTGGTCCAGACAACGCGGACTGTTGCTTCAGGGTTAACAGCACGAACACCGAGAGTGAAAGCATTGATACCGCGGATTACTTCAGGAATAGGAAAAGCAGCAACATAACCGATTACGTCAGACTTGGTCATCAGACCGGCAACAAGACCGGTAAGATAGCGGGCCTGATACATACGGCCGAAATAATTGCTCATGTTAGGGGTGGTTTTGAAACCGGAGCAGTGCATGAAAGAAACACCGGGGAACTTCTTGGAGACTTTGACCATAGGGTCCATGTAACCGAAGCTGGTACCGAAAATTACGTCATAGCCTTTGCGTGCAAAATTGAGGACAACACGTTCGGAGTCAGGCCCTTCTGGAACGGACTCAACATAAGAAGTTTCAACCCAGGGAAGTTTGTCAATGGCAAGACGTCCCTGATCCTGAGCATAGGAGTAACCTTCGTCACCCACAGGAGAAATGTAGACAAAACCGACTTTGACTTTTTCTTTAGCCCCGGCAAAAGCCGCAGTAACCATCATTACAGACATTGCTGCAACGAGGACCATGATCATAACTTTACGCATCATCCGCTCCTTGATTCAATTTTAAATACTCAATTTAGTTCCGCACCGACAAATCGTCCCTGTTACCTCAATAAAGGCAAAAGGCTTTAACAAACAAAATACGAAAGCCAGCCTCCGGACGATATGCCCGGCAGCTGGTAAAGTATCTGTCTGTTTCGACCTCAAATATAGTTAAAGCCAAGCAAAGGCCTTAATTATTCACATTCCTGAGAAACTTTCGCGATGGGCTGTGCAAACTGTGTTGCGCTATCCCACGGGAAAAGAATCCATGTATCCTGACTGACTTCGGTAATGAAGGTGTCCACAAGCGGCCGTCCTTCAGGCTTGGCATAAATAGTAGCAAAATGGGCCTTGGGAACCATTTCACGAACTAACTTGGCCGTACTTCCGGTATCAACCAAATCATCTATCAGAAGCCATCCTTCACCGTCGCCTTCGAAATTTTTAAGAATTGTGGCTTTTTTTTCCTGAATTTTCCAATCATATGTGGAAATGCAGACGGTGTCGATAAGTCTTATATCAAGCTCTCTGGCCAGAATTGCCGCCGGAACCAGTCCGCCGCGGGTTATCCCCAGAATGCCTTTAAAAGGGCCTTTATCAAGCAGTCGCCACGATAATGCTCTGCAATCCCTATGCAACTGCTCCCACGAAATGGGATACATTTTAGAATATCTGTCTGCCTTGGACAATTTTATCTCTCCTTGATTTCCATCTATGCACGCGGTTTTCCCTAGCTTAAGGAATGCGTGAGGGCAACATAAAAATACCTCCCTGACCGTATTTATAAAAAATCGGGCCATTTTGACAGAAGGAATATCCATCCATAGCTTCCTTAAAACGACTATGCTCAGCCTCAAAAATACTTTCCACAATATTATAATCAGCCGATACTATGCAAAAAGATCATTTATACATAAAAACGTTCTC harbors:
- a CDS encoding BMP family ABC transporter substrate-binding protein, encoding MRKVMIMVLVAAMSVMMVTAAFAGAKEKVKVGFVYISPVGDEGYSYAQDQGRLAIDKLPWVETSYVESVPEGPDSERVVLNFARKGYDVIFGTSFGYMDPMVKVSKKFPGVSFMHCSGFKTTPNMSNYFGRMYQARYLTGLVAGLMTKSDVIGYVAAFPIPEVIRGINAFTLGVRAVNPEATVRVVWTKTWYDPALEKDAAISLLDMKADVITQHQDSPGPQEAAQERGKYSIAYNSDMSKMAPKAHLTAAVWNWAPLFKNVVEQVRDGVWQGNESLWWGMDQGVVDIAPFGPMVPKDVQDKVLAAKQEIIKGNNVIFAGPISDQNGKVMVPAGKSMTDPEMLGMMWFVEGVIGNTK
- the gpt gene encoding xanthine phosphoribosyltransferase, with amino-acid sequence MSKADRYSKMYPISWEQLHRDCRALSWRLLDKGPFKGILGITRGGLVPAAILARELDIRLIDTVCISTYDWKIQEKKATILKNFEGDGEGWLLIDDLVDTGSTAKLVREMVPKAHFATIYAKPEGRPLVDTFITEVSQDTWILFPWDSATQFAQPIAKVSQECE
- a CDS encoding ABC transporter permease; this encodes MLGYRLQKRDEPWSWGAPVIVVGALILSFGVSALLLEMQGKSAVEGLYVLWQGSFGASWALEDALLKAIPIFLCALGVATAFRMQVWNIGAEGQFALGAIGATWAALNFPDLPGFLLMPLMFFSAAVFGALWAYIPAILRLKLQVNEIISTLMLNYIAILLLEYLVFGAWKDPASFGFPVTPEFTPAAIIGQIGETRLHWGFAVCVGSGIAMWAFMRFTRLGYEIKVAGEGIKVAMYSRLPYGMLTIFVMAVSGALAGWAGCIETSATVNRLQPSIMVGYGYTAIVVAWLARLHPLYIGIAAYLLAALRVGVENMQLELQIPAAFGSIMEGLILMSVLAGQMLVTYKIVKKK